One Setaria viridis chromosome 3, Setaria_viridis_v4.0, whole genome shotgun sequence DNA window includes the following coding sequences:
- the LOC117848400 gene encoding protein IQ-DOMAIN 32, whose product MARSKNGCLKILVCAGSGSDPSAGSDADADEHPDENKAISDKSRWSFRRRSTRHRVLKNSDISEPETLSSSKAKAEITPSNNVYTSTYSYASEKPLHQDKPDEKILHEEKSEEKPLYQEMSDEKLMDKPIEKPVDKLMEEPADQINEKSIEQPAEETTETPTEESVEKITDAPTEVPAEKISEAASEDPAERIVENSIEETPEREVEELIEKPTESISVSSTVPKQEETTSLVEGSSADPEEDHMESAAAALQPGCGTDFARQELLNQKDLVKLQAVIRGRLVRKQASESLHCLLAIVKIQGLIRARQAQQSGGKVQETIVHSSGERLLRNGFALKLMASMPTPKSVHIKCDPSESDITWKWMERWTSLIPPISGENLPEHRENGELMGENVKEDAQHDDEVVPLDSDLSFPKLVPDDVKETLGTSDSSALEAPASIPDESSEVEIKRDPEPELIENIDRDAEQVTDQKTENPVDEFLMSSDQQSSQADASSEPIPLPEKTESPNEDSGDAYSSEKTLEMEGKRSVGRKLCNPAFAAAQLKFEELSTNSTISRSSSSSYLDGASKSRVHTPRPEEDYSSKQDNDMGLPESSVAHDAKMIIAASECGTEISISSTLDSPDRSEGDGGEIVLEIGAMENRNYVPDKANKDDSIVHSEVKNAHEVEAQPQEEEQQNGHVSDPEVEAQAQEELVQELHVEPENSDLHDHLEKPVESYATPEGTPMSRATVPESHGTPSSEVSVNTKKSRSKKPKSHASKRSLASPSSDSVGRSSTDNFSKESRRAKRENSSKAAKSDHVDQEPRISNSNPLPSYMQFTESARAKASASASPKMSPDVQDSNPRKRHSLPMTNGKHDSSPRMQRSSSQAQQNVKSNSAVPHNSSDKRWHI is encoded by the exons ATGGCGCGGTCCAAGAACGGCTGCCTCAAGATCCTCGTCTGCGCCGGCTCCGGATCCGACCCGTCCGCCGgctccgacgccgacgccgacgaacACCCCGACGAG AACAAGGCCATATCAGATAAAAGCAGATGGAGCTTTCGTAGGAGGTCTACAAGGCATCGAGTTCTGAAGAACTCGGATATCTCAGAACCTGAAACTCTTAGTTCGAGCAAAGCAAAGGCTGAAATTACACCAAGCAACAATGTTTATACTTCAACATACTCTTATGCCTCGGAGAAGCCTCTGCATCAAGACAAGCCAGATGAGAAGATTCTACATGAAGAAAAATCAGAGGAGAAGCCTCTGTATCAAGAGATGTCTGATGAAAAGCTGATGGATAAGCCAATTGAAAAGCCTGTTGACAAACTTATGGAAGAACCAGCTGACCAGATAAATGAAAAGTCAATTGAACAGCCTGCTGAGGAGACAACTGAAACACCAACTGAAGAGTCAGTCGAAAAAATTACTGACGCACCAACTGAAGTGCCAGCTGAAAAAATAAGTGAGGCAGCATCTGAAGATCCAGCTGAAAGGATAGTGGAAAATTCAATCGAAGAGACACCCGAAAGGGAAGTTGAGGAACTGATTGAAAAGCCAACTGAAAGTATTTCTGTCTCATCAACTGTGCCGAAGCAGGAGGAAACCACCTCACTTGTTGAAGGAAGCAGTGCAGACCCTGAGGAGGATCACATGGAGTCTGCAGCTGCTGCTCTTCAGCCTGGCTGTGGGACAGACTTT GCAAGGCAAGAACTATTGAATCAGAAGGATCTGGTGAAACTGCAAGCTGTTATACGTGGACGCCTAGTTAGAAAGCAGGCTTCAGAATCTTTGCATTGCTTGCTTGCAATTGTTAAAATTCAAGGATTAATAAGGGCTCGTCAAGCACAGCAATCAGGAGGAAAGGTTCAG GAGACTATTGTGCATTCTTCAGGTGAGAGATTGCTTCGCAATGGATTTGCTCTCAAG CTCATGGCCAGCATGCCGACTCCAAAATCCGTTCACATAAAATGTGATCCATCAGAATCTGATATCACATGGAAATGGATGGAGAGGTGGACATCCTTAATTCCGCCAATCAGTGGGGAGAACTTGCCAGAGCACAGAGAAAATGGTGAGTTGATGGGTGAGAATGTGAAAGAAGATGCTCAGCATGATGATGAGGTTGTTCCTTTGGATTCGGATCTATCTTTCCCCAAGTTGGTGCCTGATGATGTGAAAGAGACACTAGGGACATCTGATTCTAGTGCCTTGGAGGCTCCTGCAAGTATCCCAGATGAAAGCTCTGAGGTGGAAATCAAACGTGACCCTGAACCTGAGTTGATTGAAAATATTGATAGAGATGCTGAACAAGTGACTGACCAAAAGACTGAAAATCCTGTGGACGAGTTTTTGATGTCCTCAGATCAACAATCTTCCCAAGCTGATGCATCAAGTGAACCCATCCCTCTTCCTGAAAAAACTGAATCACCCAATGAGGACAGTGGTGATGCATATAGTTCTGAGAAGACACTGGAGATGGAAGGTAAAAGGTCTGTGGGGAGAAAGTTGTGCAATCCAGCTTTTGCTGCTGCACAGTTGAAATTTGAAGAGCTGAGCACAAATTCGACAATCAGCAGGTCCAGCAGCTCATCATATCTGGATGGGGCAAGCAAGTCAAGGGTGCATACTCCTCGTCCAGAAGAAGATTACTCGTCAAAGCAAGATAATGACATGGGCCTACCAGAAAGCTCGGTTGCTCATGATGCTAAAATGATAATTGCTGCTTCAGAATGTGGAACTGAAATTTCAATTTCCTCTACACTGGACTCACCAGATAGATCAGAAGGTGATGGCGGGGAGATTGTATTGGAGATTGGAGCTATGGAAAATAGAAACTATGTTCCCGACAAAGCTAATAAGGATGACAGTATTGTGCATTCCGAAGTGAAAAATGCTCATGAAGTAGAAGCTCAGCCGCAAGAGGAGGAACAACAGAATGGCCATGTCTCTGACCCTGAAGTAGAAGCCCAGGCACAAGAGGAGCTTGTTCAGGAACTACATGTTGAGCCAGAAAATTCAGATTTGCATGACCATTTGGAAAAACCTGTAGAATCTTATGCCACACCTGAAGGAACTCCTATGAGCCGAGCCACTGTTCCAGAATCTCACGGAACACCATCAAGTGAGGTCTCTGTTAATACCAAAAAGAGCAGGAGCAAAAAGCCCAAGTCCCATGCAAGCAAGAGGTCACTGGCTAGTCCAAGCAGTGATTCAGTAGGACGGAGCAGCACCGATAATTTCTCAAAGGAATCAAGGCGTGCCAAGAGAGAAAACTCAAGCAAGGCTGCTAAGTCCGACCACGTCGACCAAGAACCTCGTATCAGCAACAGCAACCCGTTGCCTAGCTACATGCAGTTTACAGAATCTGCAAGAGCAAAGGCATCTGCTAGCGCATCCCCGAAGATGAGCCCAGATGTGCAGGACAGCAACCCTAGAAAAAGGCATTCTTTGCCCATGACAAATGGCAAGCACGATTCATCTCCCCGCATGCAACGGTCATCGTCGCAGGCCCAGCAAAACGTGAAAAGCAACAGTGCTGTTCCTCACAACTCATCTG ACAAGAGGTGGCATATCTGA
- the LOC117847215 gene encoding zinc finger CCCH domain-containing protein 30 has product MMGSRRPRRVSWATGANLCKVRLFLSEDSPSQAGLRPQDNLQAKGSWLMHAAGPSSDDSLPPGFESLQPTNDHKIDISQIPLIRWRCPPQILYNPDWLVVAGEESVEAALQNERIFGALEAIYPRSSNIPPNPFVSPDVKDSYFDDSRTQLVPLIPVEEDDVSDQLEEPPAGPPNSYHQSDKYDSAIVRVPQGSDAPFTTAQQHPNGSINTASAAGISTDPDAVAAAIMQSNQMGNMIDQDLLIKILSDPAQLERLMKEYGTLKHEQPTNSPVPAPMLRGPPPQMTASIPVPFPDHVTTFHNINPTLPPPPPVMNRLPPAIPSVGMNPPASSSQAVNFSNIPGRGINYYKTLIHQHGGERQEPLQQHGMQFAMHHHSVPSQTSTIDVVSNGSMPGREKQRPTKPCAYFNSARGCRNGANCTFLHDVSAARKEQPKGSKRIKLDSRIAGRY; this is encoded by the exons ATGATGGGGTCCAGGCGGCCCAGGCGCGTTTCGTGGGCCACCGGGGCCAATCTCTGCAAG GTAAGGCTTTTTCTCTCAGAGGATTCCCCTTCTCAAGCTGGATTAAGACCGCAAGACAATCTGCAAGCAAAAGGCTCATGGTTAATGCATGCAGCTGGCCCAAGCTCGGATGATTCCCTGCCTCCGGGCTTTGAATCATTGCAGCCAACCAACGATCACAAAATTGACATATCTCAAATCCCTCTTATTAGGTGGAGATGCCCACCACAG ATATTGTATAATCCTGACTGGCTTGTTGTCGCTGGAGAAGAAAGTGTTGAGGCTGCCTTACAGAATGAGAGAATATTTGGAGCCCTTGAGGCTATATATCCACGGTCATCAAACATTCCTCCGAA CCCATTTGTCTCTCCTGATGTGAAAGACTCCTATTTTGATGATTCTCGGACCCAATTGGTTCCGTTGATCCCTGTTGAAGAGGATGATGTTTCTGATCAGTTGGAAGAACCACCAGCTGGTCCACCAAACAGTTACCATCAGTCAGATAAGTATGACTCTGCAATAGTCAGGGTCCCACAAGGCTCAGATGCCCCATTTACCACTGCACAGCAGCACCCCAATGGTTCCATCAACACAGCAAGTGCTGCTGGTATCTCCACTGATCCTGATGCAGTGGCTGCCGCAATAATGCAAAGCAATCAAATGGGAAATATGATTGACCAAGATCTACTCATCAAAATACTAAGTGACCCTGCCCAACTTGAGAGGCTAATGAAAGAATATGGCACACTTAAACATGAACAACCAACCAACAGTCCTGTTCCTGCCCCGATGCTACGAGGCCCACCGCCCCAAATGACAGCTAGCATTCCAGTCCCTTTCCCAGATCATGTGACAACATTTCATAACATAAACCCTAcgctgccacctccaccacctgtGATGAATCGGCTGCCTCCAGCTATTCCTTCAGTTGGCATGAATCCTCCAGCAAGTTCGAGTCAAGCAGTGAACTTCTCAAATATTCCAGGTAGGGGTATCAACTATTACAAGACACTGATCCATCAGCATGGAGGGGAGAGGCAGGAACCACTTCAGCAGCATGGGATGCAGTTTGCAATGCATCACCATTCTGTTCCTTCGCAGACTAGCACCATTGATGTGGTTAGCAATGGTTCTATGCCAGGTAGGGAGAAGCAAAGGCCTACGAAGCCCTGTGCTTACTTCAACAGCGCCAGGGGGTGTCGCAATGGTGCAAACTGCACGTTTCTGCACGATGTGTCAGCCGCGAGGAAAGAGCAGCCAAAGGGATCGAAAAGGATAAAGCTAGACAGCAGAATAGCCGGCCGGTATTGA